CGTACAAGTGAAAAGGGCAAGCCGGTTGGCTTGCCCTTTTGTTTTACTGGCCGTCCGGCACGATTCGCCGGCGGCGCGTCACGATGACCGGCCCGTTGCCGCCGCGGGAATCCGACGGCGCGGCGTTGCCGGATGCGTCGCCGGTGTCGCGCGGCGCGCCGTAGTTTTCGCGAGGTTCACGCGGCTCGCGGGGGGCGCCGTAGCCTTCGCGCGGCTCACGTGAGCCGTAACCCTCGCGCGGCTCGCGGGAACCGTAGCCTTCACGCGGCTCGCGGGAGCCGTAGCCGCCGTCGCCGCGCGATTCGCGCGGGCCGCCGTGCGAGCCGTACGGGCTGTGACCGCCGCCTTCACGGCCGCCGGGGCGACCACCGGTGCGCGGGCCGCGGGGCCGCCGCCGCCGGGGCGCGAGCCGCCCGTGTCGAGCTGGATCGTGGAAATCGCACGCTTGTAGATGCCTTGCAGACCCACGGGGGTGCGCAGCATCACCAGATACTGGTCGAACGACTCGATACACCCCGTCAGACGAATGCCGTTGACGAGATAGATTTCAACACGCTTACGTTCCTTGCGCGCCGAATTGATGAAGTCGTTTTGCGGATGGGATTCTGCGGGATTGGCCATTGAGGTGCGGCAGGAGCCTGCGTCAGAGAATATGTTGTGCGTGTGTGTGGCGTGTTCGTCCACAAGCCGTTTGGCGGAATTCTACCCTGTTCGATAAGGGAGCGCGCAGTCGTGATTGTGTCGAACCGTAACCCACTATAGACGTTCCGGCGCATTTTCGCGATTAGGCCGAACGGTCAAATTCGTTTCGTTACGTGGCGTTACGACTCTCGCAGCCCCGTATCACCTGGGTGCGCGCGCCGCGCTTACATTGACCGCGTGAACCGGACGGGCCGGCTTATCAGGGATGCGGAGCATGAACAAGAGGCAAGTAGCAGCGGTGTTCGGGAGCATGGCGTTGCTCGTTTCCGGTAGTGCAATGGCGGGGCACGTGGACCTGTCGGTCGGCATCGGCGTCCCGGTCGCACCGGTCTATGTCGAGCCGGCGCCGGTCTATGTGGCGCCGCAGCCGGCCGTCGTCGCCTATCCGGGCTATGGGTATGGCTATTACGGCGATGACGACGACCGCTACCGCAAGTGGCGCAAGCACTATTACAAGCACTGGCGTCGACACCACGGCGACGACGATGACGATTGAGCCCGTGACCGCCCCGCTGGCGCGCGTCAGAACGCGTAGTCGGGGTTTTTCGGGTCGAATGCGGTGTCGTCGAGGGGCATCGGCGCGATTTTCTCGATGACGATCCGCTCGAAGATCCTGCCGTCGTTGTCATAGGACTCGACGGTCCGGAAATAGGGTGCATGCAGGTCGAGCCCCAGCACTTCCTTTTTCGCGTAGAACTGCGGCCGGCCGGTCGGCGTTTCGTAGGTGAGCGCGACGACGCGCACGCCGCCGATCGTTTTGGCTTCCACGTCGGTCGGGCGCTGCACGCCGGCTTCCAGGTATTTCTTCCCTTCGGTCAGGTACAGGTTCGCGATGAACTCGGTGCCGAGATCCTTCACCTGGTGATTCGACTGCGCGCGCGCCAGCGCGCCGTCGATCGCCGTCCACAGCGGAATCTTGCCGAGCAGGCCGCCGAGATGGCCGTACATCTCGTCCTTGCGCTGCGTCGTGTCGTAGATGGTCTCCTGTCCGGCATGCGCGCCGCCCGGCAGCCATTTCGCATACACGCGCAGCGGCTCGCGGGTCGTCTTCACGAGCATGCGGTCGGGCGTGTCGGACCATTTTCCGCTGATGCGCTCCTGACGCACCATCGTGAACTGGTAGGACGGATAGCCGTTCGGGCCATTGCGGATATAGAGCGGCACGGCGAGCGGATCGAGCGCCTTGAAGAGTGCAGTGAGCGTCGCGTCGTCGAGTTGCGCGAGCGTGCCGCGCTGGGCCGCCGTGCGCAGCCAGCGCGCCTGTTGCGCGAGCGGCTCGTGCGTGACTTTCGCGAGATCCGCCGGCAGCGCAGCGGCCTGGGCCGCGCTCGCGGCGCCGGCCGTTTCCTGTGCATGCAGGCTTGCCTGCGCGAGCGACAGCACGCACGCGACGGCCGCCGTGGCGACATGCCGTGCGTGGCGCTTCATTCCTTCGTTCATCGACAGCGTCTCCCGGGGCGACGGATCGTTCAGCCTTGCTTCGCGGCGTTGATTTTGGCGAGTTCCTCGTCGCGCAGCGCGCGGCGCAGGATCTTGCCGACGTTCGTCTGCGGCAGTGCGTCGCGGAACTCGACGAACTTCGGCATCTTGTAGCCGGTCAGGTTCTTGCGGCAGTGCGCGAGCACGTCCTCGGCCGTCAGCGACGGGTCACGGCGCACGACGAATACCTTGATCCGTTCGCCCTGTACCTCGTCCGGAATGCCGATCGCCGCGGCTTCGCTGATGCCGGGATGCATCACCAGCACTTCCTCGATCTCGTTCGGATACACGTTGAAGCCCGACACGAGGATCATGTCCTTCTTGCGGTCGATCAGGCGGATGAAGCCGCGCTCGTCCATCACGCCGATGTCGCCGGTCGCGAGCCAGCCGTCGGC
This DNA window, taken from Burkholderia cenocepacia, encodes the following:
- a CDS encoding PXPV repeat protein, translating into MNKRQVAAVFGSMALLVSGSAMAGHVDLSVGIGVPVAPVYVEPAPVYVAPQPAVVAYPGYGYGYYGDDDDRYRKWRKHYYKHWRRHHGDDDDD
- a CDS encoding DUF1571 domain-containing protein; translation: MNEGMKRHARHVATAAVACVLSLAQASLHAQETAGAASAAQAAALPADLAKVTHEPLAQQARWLRTAAQRGTLAQLDDATLTALFKALDPLAVPLYIRNGPNGYPSYQFTMVRQERISGKWSDTPDRMLVKTTREPLRVYAKWLPGGAHAGQETIYDTTQRKDEMYGHLGGLLGKIPLWTAIDGALARAQSNHQVKDLGTEFIANLYLTEGKKYLEAGVQRPTDVEAKTIGGVRVVALTYETPTGRPQFYAKKEVLGLDLHAPYFRTVESYDNDGRIFERIVIEKIAPMPLDDTAFDPKNPDYAF